GGACCTGCCCGCGCACCCGGTGCTTGCGCCCGGAGCGCAGGGTGTCGGCGAGCGGGGACTCCTCGTACGGGAACGGCTCGCCGTCGGCGCGGGAGTGGAGGACGAGTGCGTGCAGCTCCTGTCCGCCCATGTCGCTGGCGCGGAACCCGAGGATCTGCGCGGCGGCCGGGTTGACGAGCACGATCCGTCCGTCGGTGTCGGTGCCGACGACGCCCTCGGCGGCGGCGCGCAGGATCATCTCGGTCTGGCGCTGCGAACGCGCGAGCTCGGCCTCGGTGTCGACGGTCCCCGACAAGTCGCGCACGACGAGCATCAGCAGCTCGGCCTCGCCGCCGTAGGACCCGTACGAGCTGTTGCCGTAGCCGTCGACGGCGTCGCGGCCGTCGGCGAGGTTGGCGCTCGTGACCTCGACGGGGAACTCGCTGCCGTCGGTGCGGCGGGCCATCATCCGGGTCGGCTTGGTGCGCCCGCGCTCGTCCGTGGTGTCGGGCCTGCGCATCGATCCGGGGATGAGCCGCGAGTCGAACTCGGGCAGCAGATCGAGCAGTCCGCGCCCCACGAGGGCGGTGCCCGGGGCTTCGAAGGCTTCCAGGGCGATGGTGTTCGCGTTGACGACAGTCCCGTTGGCGTTGACCAGCACCAGCGCGTCCGGGAGCGCGTCGAGTATGGCTGCGAGGCGAGCAGCGCCTCGGGATGGCCTGCTGCTCACGACGACGCTTCCTCCCTGATTACCGCACCTTGCCGACCGCGCGAGCCATCTTCCTACGTGGCTCGCGGCATGTCACGGGAGGGAGTCTACGGGCAGAGGTTGTGCTCGCGGCGCCGGATGAGAGGGAGGTCGCACGCGGAAGATGTGCCCTTGGAATGAAGATGCGTGAGGGCGAGGCCCTCCCCGGCCGTGCGACGGCGGGTCATGCATGGGCATATGCCTGGTCACAGGGTGTCCGGCGCCGCGCCGCACCTTGGCACGCTCCCCACACAATGGACCGCGCTCGTTCACGGACCGGTCGCGGGCAGTACGGGAATGAGCCCCTGCCACCGCGAGATCTCACAGCCGTCGGTCCTCTTGTACGTCGCGTCGACGGGCCGGCCGTGCCACGTTCCGGTGACGCGGGCGGTCGCGGGGCCTCCGTACTGCATCGTGCACTGGGAGTCCGGCGAGCTCGGCGCGAACGGGTCGCGGCCGTTCGCGGACAGCTCGTCGAGCCGCGCGCACGCGTTCGCGGGTTCCGGATGGGTGCCGCCCGAGGGCCCGCACTCCAGCTCGTACGTCCCGTCCCTTCCGTCACCCGTGCCGGTGACGGCGACCCGTAGCTGGTCCTCGACGGCGGGCTTGGCGAACAACTGAGGCAGGTGGAGCGGACCCGTGTCGGCGTGGGCGGCGGGGACCGCGGAGAGTGCGGCGGCGGAGGCGGCGGCGGTGAGTGCGATGCGGCGCAGCAACATGTGGGCTCCACGAATGAGTGAGAAGAGAAGACTGTGGAACCGCACCGTCCCGAGCGGCTCCACCGCGTCTAACGCCGGGCGGCCCGCGATGTTGCGGTGGGCCCCGGGACACGAGGGCGAACAGAAGGGCTTTGCTCTCCGGCCTGGACGCCTAGTACCGTGGGGGCCAATTGGTGACACGGCGCGATGCTGTGTCATCATCTGGACGCACCACTCGCGCTCGCGCGGGGGGTCGTGCTGGAGGCGTCGCCTAGTCCGGTCTATGGCGCCGCACTGCTAATGCGGTTTGGGCCTTAAAGCCCATCGAGGGTTCAAATCCCTCCGCCTCCGCTCCAAGATCCGAAGCCCCGGTCCTGATGGACCGGGGCTTCGGCGTTTCGGACCCGCGAGACGGTGTTTGCCCAGCTCGCAAGGGGTGCGGCAAACGGATTTCACATGACGGCGGCAGTCATGTAATGTTCTTCCTGTCGCCGGGAACGGGCCGAAGGGGCCGGGACCGAGACAAAAACAGAACAAGCACTCGTAGCTTAACGGATAGAGCATCTGACTACGGATCAGAAGGTTGCAGGTTCGAATCCTGCCGAGTGCACACAGGTGAGAGGCCCCCGGAGAGATCCGGGGGCCTCTTGCGTTATGCCCGTACGGCGGCGAAGTCGTACACGGCCCATTCGGTCAGAGGGACGTATCCGATTCGCTGGTAGAGGGCGTTGCTGGTGGCGTTGGCCGGGTTTGCGTACAGGGCGACCTCCTTGGCGCCTGCGGCCAGGGCGGCTCGGGTCACCTCGACCGTCACAGCGCCTGCGTAGCCGCGACCGCGCAGGTGAGCCGGGGTGTAGACGGGGTCCACCCGGACCATGCCGCCGACCAGCGAGGTCATGCCCGCCATGGAGACCGGGGTGCCGTCAGGGGTCTCCCAGAACGTGTAGTGCTTGTCGCCGAAGCGGGTGTCGGCCCAGGTGTCGGCGTCGATGGTGACGTCTTCCCCGACGTCGGCGGCGAACTCGCGGTGCCAGCGGAAGAGTTGCTCGCGGTCCTGCTCGCCCACGCGTCGGCCCCGGCCCGCCGGGACCGGCTCCGGTGGGGTGAGCGTGCCGAGGCGGTACAGACGGATCCGCGTGCTGAGTGTCGGCGTCGCGCCTGTGTGCCGCTGCCAGGCCTCGGCGAAAGCGGTGGAGGTGTCGTGGGCCGCGCTCACGATGGGGAGTACGTGGCCGAGGCCGGCCAGGAGCTCGGCGAGGGCTTCGGCGTCCTCGGGGGCGAGAGGGGTGAGGCTCAGGGGGCCGTGCTGGGTGAAGCGGTAGAAGACGGCACGGACCTCGCCCGCCCGCTCCAAGGTGCCGAAGACGGGGGCATGCGCACGGTATGCCTCTGTGCCGAGTGCCCGCAGTTTCTCGGTCGACGTCAGCGGCGTGGTGTGCAGGGCGGGGCGTGAGCGCAGGAAGTCTCCGGCCCGGGCGAGAAAGTCGTCGATGTCTTCGGTGAGGTGCCAGTCGTACGGTCGCATGCCTCATGGTTTCCGATGTGCTCCCGCTCCGGCTAGAACGTCAGGAGCCAGACGGTGATCCCGATCGGTATGAGTGCGCAGGTCAGGCCGGCGGTCAGGAGTACGGCGGCCAGGGCCCGGCGCTGCCACGGTCCCCACCCCTGATCACGTCCCCGAACAGCAGGAACGCACCGCAGCCCCTGGCGATGTCAGTGCCCGGGAGTAGCGTCCTGAGCATGACGTGGTGGTGCACCGGGGTGCGGTGGCGGGTCGGGGGCGGGCCGGCGCTGGGGTGGTACGGGGAGGGGAAGGGGGAGCGCGAGAGTCCCCTCGCCTTCGGGGACGTGCTGGCTTTCCGGGCCGTGGGCGGGCGCAGATGTCTCGGGGTGTGGCGGGGCGGCCGGCGTACGCCGTGTCCGGCGGCGGCGGTGCTGCCCGGGCGGGGGACGCGCGCGCAGTGTGCCGAGTGCGCCGGGATCGACCGGGCGCGCTCCGTTGCCGCGGACACCATGGCGGACGACCCGAGACCCTACCACGTGTATCTGGCCTGGTTCGGGAGCGGGATGGTGAAGGTGGGGATCACCGGGGTCGGGCGGGGGTCCGCCCGGCTGCTCGAACAAGGGGCCGTCGCGTTCACGTGGTTGGGGCGCGGGCCGCTGATGGCGGCGCGGCGGGCGGAGGAACTGCTGCGCAGCGCGCTCGGCGTTCCGGACCGGATTCCGTACGCGCAGAAGCGGGCCGTACGGGCGGCGCTGCCCCCGGCCGGTGAGCGGGCGGGGGAGCTGGCCAGGGCGCATGCCACGGCCGTCGCGCTCGCGGGGTGGCCCGAGTCGCTGGAGCGGCTGCCGTGCGAGGTGGTCGATCACGCGGAGGTCTTCGGGATCGAGGACGGAGTGGACGGTGCGGCAGGCGGTGGGCGGCTCGGGGGCGTGGGGAGCGTCGTGAGCGAGTTGGTCGAGGGCGGGGTGGTCGTGGGGACGCTGGTCGCCGCCGCGGGGCCGGATCTGCATCTCGTGGAGCGAATGGGGTCTCCCCTGCTCGAGCGAAGCCGAGAGCTTGGGGAAGGGCGGCGGCTCGTGGTCGACACCCGGCTGCTCGGCGGGTGGCGGCTCGAGGCGTTGGGGAAGTCGGAGCGGGAGGCGGCGGACGTGGTGACCTCCGTGCCGGTGAAACCGGTGAAAGAGGTGTCCGCGCTGCAGGGCGGGTTGTTCTAGGACTGTTCTGAGGCTGTTCCAGGAGGAGGCGCGAGGGGGCGCCGGGTTTTGCCGACCGGATGGTCAAGTCTCGCTTCCCGTAGGGCAATGGGGGTGGACACCGTCCGTCGCCGCACCGCATCGTGAGGACATGAGTGATCACGGAGTAGCACCTGTCGGGCCGGAGGGCAGTTCCGGTCCCGCCTGTACCGTCCGGCCCGTGCCCGTCTTCGAACCGCCTTACTACGCCGCCGTGTTCACCTCGGTGCGCACGCCCGGAGACAACGGGTACGGGGCGACCGCCGAGCGGATGTCGGAATTGGTCAGGGAGATACCGGGGTTCCTGGGGGAGGATTCCGCGGTCTCGGAAGGCGGGCTGCGGATCACCGTCGCCTACTTCCGGCACGAGGAAGGGCTCAAGGAGTGGGCCGGGAACGGGGAGCACCGGGAGGCCCAGCGGCGCGGGCGCGCCGAGTGGTACGAGAGCTACTCCCTCCATGTCGCCAAGGTCGAGCGGAGCCACGGATTTGAGCGCGGAGAGTAACGCGGAGCACGGCGCGGAGAGCAGCGCGGCGAACGGCGCGGAGGGCGGTGCGGACACCAGCACGGCCGGCGTCGGCGAGGCTGATCGGGTCGCCCGGTTCCGGGAGCGGCACGGCCTGGCCGGACTCGTCGACGTGCACACGCACTTCATGCCCGAGCGGGTCCTGAAGAAGGTGTGGGAGTACTTCGACGCGGCGGGGCCGCTGACCGGGATGGCCTGGCCCATCGCGTACCGGGAGGAAGAGGCGCAACGGCTCGCGCGGCTGCGGGAGTTCGAGGTCGAGGCCTTCACCTCCATGCTCTATCCGCACAAGGCGGGCATGGCCGAGTGGCTCAACGGATGGGCGGTCGACTTCGCGCGCCGGACGCCCGGCTGTCTGCACACGTCGACGTTCTTCCCCGAGCCGGGCGCCGACCGGTACGTGCGCGAGGCCATTGAGGCGGGCACGCGCGTCTTCAAGGCGCATGTGCAGGTCGGGGCGTACGACCCGAATGACGAACTGCTCGACCCCGTGTGGGGGATGCTCGCCGAGGCCGGTATCCCCGTGGTCATGCACTGCGGCTCCGGGCCCGCCCCCGGCAAGCACACCGGGCCCGAGCCCGTCGCCCGGCTGCTCGCCCGGCATCCGCGGCTGCCGGTGATCGTGGCCCACATGGGGATGCCCGAGTACACGGACTTCCTCGACCTGGCCGAGCGGTACGGGGAGGTGCGCCTCGACACGACGATGGCGTTCACCGACTTCAGTGAGCGTTTTTCCCCGTTCCCGCGCGCAGAGCTCGCCCGGCTCGCCGATCTCGGGGACCGGATCCTGCTGGGCACCGACTTCCCCAACATTCCGTACCCCTATGTCCACCAGCTGGAGGCCCTGGAGCGGCTCGGTCTCGGGGAGGAGTGGCTGCGGGCCGTGTGCCACGGGAACGGGGCACGGCTGTTCGGCCTTGACCCCTTGGTGTAACTCCTTGGACTGACGCTCCTGAGAGACCGCTGTGCGTTTCTCAGGGAATTCACAGGTTGTCGAAAGCCGGTTCTCAGAGCGGGCGCGCAGGGTGTGCAACATGACCGCGACCTCGCCCCAGGGGCGTACCGAACTGCTGAGGCCGGACGGGACCCCCGTCCGGGTCCTCGTCGTGGACGACGAACAGGCGATCACCGAGCTGCTCTCCATGGCCCTGCGTTACGAGGGCTGGCAGATCCGCAGTGCCGGGGACGGGATGGGCGCGGTGCAGACCGCGCGCGAGTTCCGGCCCGACGCCATCGTGCTCGACATGATGCTGCCCGACATGGACGGCCTGTCCGTGCTCGGCCGGCTGCGGCGCGAGCACCAGGACGTGCCGGTGCTGTTCCTGACCGCGAAGGACGCCGTCGAGGACCGGATCGCCGGGCTCACGGCCGGCGGCGACGACTATGTGACCAAGCCGTTCAGCCTGGAGGAGGTCGTCGCCCGGCTGCGCGGCCTCATCCGCCGCTCGGGCGCCGCCGACCGGCGCAGCGAGTCCGTGCTCGTCGTGGGTGACCTGACGCTCGACGAGGACAGCCACGAGGTGTCGCGCGGCGGGGACGGCATCCATCTGACCGCCACCGAGTTCGAGCTGCTCCGCTATCTGATGCGCAACCCGCGCCGGGTCCTCAGCAAGGCGCAGATACTGGACCGCGTCTGGAGCTACGACTTCGGCGGCCAGGCCAACGTCGTGGAGCTGTACATCTCGTACCTGCGCCGGAAGATCGACGCCGGGCGCGAGCCGATGATCCACACGCGGCGCGGCGCCGGATATCTCATCAAGCCCGCAGTGCCTGTCGCGTCATGAGCGGACGGCGGCAGCCGCGCAGCCTGCGCAAGCGGCTCGTCATCACGGCTGTCGCGCTGATCGCCCTGGTGTGCGCGGTCATCGGAACGGTGACCACCATCTCGCTGCACACCTATCTGTACGGCCAGCTCGACAAGCAGGTGCGCGGCGCGGTCGTCCAGTCCACCGGCGGACCCGGTCCGGAGCGGCAGGCGCAGAACCTGAACTTTCTCGCCGGCCCGAGCAGGCCGGGCACCATCGGCGCCCTCGTCGAGTCCGACGGAAGCGTCACCGAGGCCGCGCAGAGCGTCGCCGACCGGGACAACCCGGTCGTTCCGCTGACGCACGCGCAGATCACCGCGCTGGAGAGCGTGCCGCAGGACGGGGGGACGCACAGCGTCAGCGTGCCCGGACTCGGCGACTACCGGATCTCCTCGAAGCCGGGCGGCAACACCATGGTCGGCCTGCCCGAGACCGAGGTGCAGGACACCCTCAGCACCCTCATCGTCGTCGAGGTCAGCGTCACCGCGGCCGGTCTCGTCGCCGCGTCCCTCGCCGGCGCCGCCATGGTCGGCGTAGCCCTGCGGCCCCTGCGCCGCGTCGCGTCCACCGCGACCCGCGTCTCCGAACTCCCCCTGCACAGCGGCGAAGTGGCCCTCCACGAACGGGTCCCCGACACCGAGGCCGACCCGCGCACCGAGGTCGGCCAGGTCGGCGCCGCCCTCAACCGCATGCTCGACCATGTGAACGGAGCGCTGGAGGCGCGCCAGCAGAGCGAGACGCGCGTCCGCCAGTTCGTCGCGGACGCCAGCCATGAGCTGCGTACCCCCCTCGCCTCGATCCGCGGATACGCCGAACTCACCCGGCGCGGCCGCGAGGAGACCGGGCCCGACACCCGGCACGCGCTGGGGCGTATCGAGTCCGAGGCCCACCGCATGACCGGACTCGTCGAGGATCTGCTGCTGCTCGCGCGGCTCGACTCCGGCCGCCCCCTGTCGTACGAGGCGACCGACCTGTCACCGCTGGTCGTGGACGCGCTGAGCGATGCCCGCGCGGCGGGCCAGGACCACGCGTGGCGGCTCGAACTGCCCGACGACCCCGCCCTCGTGCTCGCCGACGGGCAGCGCATCCATCAGGTGCTCGTGAACCTCCTGGCCAACGCCCGTACGCACACGCCGCCGGGCACCACCGTGACCGCGCGCGTGCACCGGCACGGGCCGTGGGTCTGCCTGGACGTGCAGGACAACGGACCGGGCATCCCGCCCGAGCTGCTCCCGCACGTCTTCGAGCGGTTCGCGCGCGGCGACACCTCACGCTCCCGGGCCCACGGCTCGACCGGTCTCGGCCTCGCCATCGTGCAGGCCGTCGCGGCCGCGCACGGCGGCGCGGTGACCGTCGACAGCGTGCCCGGCCGGACCGTTTTCACCGTCCATCTGCCGGCCTGTGGCGAACCCGTCACGCACTCACAGGCGGGCCACAGTCTCACCACACCGGCCTGACAGGGCAGTTGGCGAATGTCGGTGTCATGCGAACCGATTCTTCTCCGGGCACCGACCCCTCCCTGGGGGTGCTGCCGGCACGGGAGCACCTCCCGGCCGGCGTGGGCGATGCACCGGTTCTGGACGTAGTGATCCCGGTCTACAACGAGGAGCGGGACCTCGGTCCCTGCGTGCGCAGGCTGCACCGGCACCTCGTCGGGACCTTCCCCTACCGCTTCCGCATCACGATCGCGGACAACGCGTCCACCGACGCGACCCCGGACGTCGCCGCCTCCCTAGCGGCCGCGCTCCCCGAGGTCCGGCACGCCCGCCTGGAGCAGAAGGGCCGCGGGCGCGCCCTGCGCACCGTCTGGTCCGCGTCCGACGCGCCCGTCCTCGCCTACATGGACGTCGACCTGTCCACCGACCTCAACGCGCTGCTCCCGCTGGTCGCGCCGCTCATCTCGGGCCACTCGGACCTGGCGATCGGCTCGCGCCTCGCGCGCAGTTCACGTGTCGTGCGCGGGCCGAAGCGCGAGTTCATCTCGCGTGCCTACAACCTGATCCTGCGCGGCTCCCTCCAGGCCCGCTTCTCCGACGCCCAGTGCGGCTTCAAGGCGATCCGGCGCGATGTGGCGCGGGTCCTGCTGCCGCTCGTCGAGGACACCGGCTGGTTCTTCGACACCGAGATGCTCGTCCTCGCCGAGCGGGCCGGGCTGCGCATCCACGAGGTGCCGGTCGACTGGGTCGACGACCCGGACTCGACGGTGCACATCGTGAAGACGGCCACGGACGACCTCAAGGGCGTGTGGCGCGTGGGCCGGGCGCTCGCGGTCGGCGCGCTCCCCCTGGACCGGCTCGCCCGCCCCTTCGGCGACGACCCGCGCGACCGCCAGGTCCAGGGCGTGCCCCGGGGACTGGCCCGCCAACTGGTCGGCTTCTGCGTCGTGGGCGCCCTGTCGACCCTCGTCTATCTGCTCCTCTACTCCGGATTCCGTACGTTCACGGGGTCGCAGGTCGCCAACGCGCTGGCCCTGCTCGTCTCGGCCGTCGCCAACACGGCCGCCAACCGGCGCCTCACCTTCGGCGTCCGCGGCCGCGACCGGGCCGTCCGCCACCAGGCGCAGGGCCTCGTCGTGTTCGCGATCGGGCTCGCCCTGACCAGCGGCTCGCTCGCCGCGCTCGGCGCCGCCTCCGCGGACCCGGCGCACTCCACGGAACTCGCGGTGCTCGTCGCCGCCAACCTCGCGGCGACGGTGCTGCGCTTCCTGCTCTTCCGGGCCTGGGTGTTCCCCGAGCCGCCCGCCGCTGCGTCGCTGCCCGTACCCGGTGCGCCGGACGCCTCCCGACCTACGTACGACCACGAACTGAGGACCGGACGATGACCCTGCCCCACCTCCCCGCCGACGCACCCGCGCTGCCACCGCCCACGGCCGCACCGGCCGTTCAGGGCCAGGGACACGGCCGCCCCAAGCAGCCCCCGCTCACCCGGGTCTGGCGCGGCCGGGACGACGACCCGCGCTGGGCGCGCCCCGCGTTCCTCGGTCTGCTGCTCGTCGTGGCGCTCGCCTACCTGTGGAACCTGAGCGCCTCCGGCTACGCCAACTCGTTCTACTCCGCGGCCGTGCAGGCCGGGAGCCAGAGCTGGAAGGCGATGTTCTTCGGCTCGCTCGACTCGGCCAATGCCATCACCGTCGACAAGCCCCCGGCGTCGCTGTGGCCGATGGCGCTCTCGGTGCGGATCTTCGGCCTCAGCTCCTGGGCGATCCTCGTCCCGCAGGTCCTGATGGGCGTGGCGACGGCGGGCGTCCTGTACGCGGCCGTGCGTCGCCGGTTCAGCGCGGCGGCCGGGCTGCTCACCGTGGTGGCGTTCGCGCTGACGCCCGTCGCCGCCCTGATGTTCCGCTTCAACAACCCGGACGCCCTGCTGGCGCTCCTGATGACCGTCACGGTCTACTGCGTCCTGCGCGGCATGGAGAACGGCCGGACGAAGTGGCTGGTGTGGGCGGGCGTCGCCGTCGGCCTCGCGTTCCTCGCGAAGACCCTCCAGGCGTTCCTGATCCTGCCGCCGCTGGCCGTCCTGTACGCGGTGTTCGCGCCGGGCAGGCCGCTCAAGCGGATCGGACAGCTGCTGCTGTCCGGACTCGCGATGGTCGTCGCGGGCGGCTGGTGGGTCGCGGTCGTGGAGCTGTGGCCCGCGTCCTCGCGCCCGTACATCGGCGGCTCCCAGAACAACTCGTTCCTTGAACTGACCTTCGGCTACAACGGGCTCGGCCGGATCAACGGCCAGGAGACCGGCAGCGTCGGCGGCGGTGGCGGAATGGGCGGCGGCGGCAGCCAGTGGGGCGAGACCGGCATCGACCGGATGTTCAACTCCGAGATCGGCAGCCAGATCTCCTGGCTCCTGCCGGCCGCGCTGTTGCTGCTCATCGCCGGTGTCGTCGTCACATGGAAGGCACGGCGGACCGACACGGCACGCGCCGCGTTCCTCGCGTGGGGCGGCTCGCTGGTGATGACCATGGTCGTCTTCAGCTTCATGGCCGGGATCTTCCACCAGTACTACACGGTGGCCCTCGCCCCCTACGCGGCCGCGCTCGTCGGCATGGGCGCGACCGTGCTGTGGGAAGAGCGGGCCAGGTTCACGGCGTCCGCGGCGCTCGGCATCACGGTGGCGGTGACGGCCGTGTGGTCGTACGTCCTGCTGAACCGGACGCCCGACTATCTGCCGTGGCTGCGCTGGGTGATCCTCGTCGGCGGCGTCGCCGCGGGCCTCGGCCTGGCCGTCGCGGGCCGGCTGAACCGGCAACTGGCGCTCGGCGCCGCCGGTGTGGGTCTCGTGGCCGCACTGGCCGGGCCGACCGCGTACACCATCAGCACGCTCGACACCGGGCACAGCGGGTCGATCGTGACGGCCGGTCCCGCCGGGGCGAGCATGATGGGCGGCCGGGGCGGGGGCCCCGGTGGCGGTGACGGCGGGATGCGCGGCGGCGGGATGCAGCCGCCTGGCCAGGGGCAGCAGAACGGCCAGGGCCAGCAGGCCGGCGGCGGGCAGGGCCAGCAGGGTGGCGGCATGGGCCAGCCCCCGGCCGGCGGCATGCCCGGCCAGGGCCAGAACCAGGGCCAGGGCACCGGAAACGGCAAGCAGCAGGGAACAGGCACCGGCACCCTCCCCGGCGGCGCCCGCACGGGCGAGCGCGGTGGCATGGGAGGCGGCGGTGGCATGGGCGGCCTCCTCAACGGCGCCCAGGTCAGCGCCAAGGCCAAGGCCCTCGTCGAGAAGAACGCGGACGACTACACCTGGGCCGCCGCGGCCATCGGCTCGCAGAACGCGGCGAGCTACCAGCTCTCCACCGGGAAGCCCGTCATGGCGATCGGCGGCTTCAACGGCAGTGACCCGTCCCCGACGCTCGCCCAGTTCAAGAGCTACGTCGAGGACGGGAAGATCCACTACTTCATCGGTGGCGGCATGGGCGGGATGGGCGGCGGCAGCGGCTCCGCCTCGAAGATCCAGTCCTGGGTCGAGAAGAACTACACGAAGGTCACCGTGGGCAGCTCGACCTTCTACGACCTGACGAAGCCCAAGAGCTAACGGCTCTTGCGCGTCAGCGCCAGATCGGCGACAACCGGGCGGTGGTCCGAGGCGAGAGTCTCGGCCACCGCCGCGTCGCGTACCCGGACCCCCTCGCCCACGGCGATGTAGTCGATCCGCTTGACCGGATCCGCCGCCGGGAAGGTGTTCGCCCCCGGGTCGGCGGGCATCAGTTCCTTCCACAGCGGTGCGAGTTCGGGCGCGTCCGGCGCCGCGTTGAAGTCGCCGAGCAGGATCTGGCGGTCCCTGGGCGACGTACGTTCCGCGGCCATGATCCTGCGCGTGTCGGCGACCTGTGCGGCCCGTACCGAGGGGTCGGACCGGTAGTCGAGGTGCGTCACGAACACCTGGACCGGCACCCCGCGCACCTTCAGCTCGACCTCCCCGAAGCCGGGCGCGGGCGCAGGGACCGGGTTCGGGTCCTGCGTCGACAGGCGGGTGATCTCGTGGTTGACGGCGCCGCGGACCGGATACCGGGACAGGACCGCGACCCCGTACTCGCGGCGCGGCCCTCCCTCCTCGACCGGGTCGAGGCTGTAGATCGGCGCGAACGACACATGCATCCCGAGCCGGTCCGCCAACTCCTCGGCCAGATCCCGGTTCTGGCTGCGGGCGTCCCAGTGGACGTCGACCTCCTGGAGCCCGATCACATCGGCGTGGAGCGCGCGCAGCGCCGCCTCCTGCCGGTC
The DNA window shown above is from Streptomyces sp. NBC_01445 and carries:
- a CDS encoding endonuclease/exonuclease/phosphatase family protein, whose translation is MSKHRRTPHVLLAAGLLGGLAAAPPAQAAGGPPPVPLRIATYNIHAGSGMDNVFDLDRQEAALRALHADVIGLQEVDVHWDARSQNRDLAEELADRLGMHVSFAPIYSLDPVEEGGPRREYGVAVLSRYPVRGAVNHEITRLSTQDPNPVPAPAPGFGEVELKVRGVPVQVFVTHLDYRSDPSVRAAQVADTRRIMAAERTSPRDRQILLGDFNAAPDAPELAPLWKELMPADPGANTFPAADPVKRIDYIAVGEGVRVRDAAVAETLASDHRPVVADLALTRKSR